One Leishmania major strain Friedlin complete genome, chromosome 5 DNA segment encodes these proteins:
- a CDS encoding putative ATPase, with protein sequence MFRRASVLLSLRPSEAYRQLVLRGDISNDQNQISALPVFDRLYDDLMKYTKESKRIGVPKRQVELRPPNRLGIIPSLFLRREQEKKVEQALSDDNKAVYHPLSQVKGLYVWGGVGCGKTMLMDLLYDNAPPEIRKRRLHFHQFMLDMQKTSNSIRYKSKEEMQDPANRTNMVRYNTSDNRRRTPDAEINLFDEVAQRMISDVELLCFDEVAVSDVAHAMILKRLFHSFYKIGLVVIFTSNRPLEDLYKDGLNRGGFIPFIDLVKKQCIIHHMKSNVDHRLLGHQADTYLTPMNSENNSKLEKLFLEMCKAMPATERKLEVFGRDVIVPRACGGVCYFDFYELCGGEKSAADYEVIAKTFHTIFINGVPQFPYENSDVKSRFLLLIDTLYGHRCKVMIHAAVEPPQLQAPKEEAAGRIEGDAQRVDQLSEFERESGNRLVDVDDSAFQMDRCVSRLFEMRTKEYLEIPHEPQEVDLSTR encoded by the coding sequence ATGTTTCGGCGAGCGTCtgttctcctctccctccgacCTTCCGAGGCCTACCGGCAGCTTGTCTTGCGGGGAGACATCTCAAACGATCAAAATCAAATTAGTGCTCTGCCTGTGTTTGACCGTCTTTACGATGATTTGATGAAGTACACAAAGGAGAGTAAGCGCATCGGTGTCCCGAAGCGGCAAGTAGAGCTTCGCCCTCCCAATCGTCTAGGAATTATCCcgtctctttttcttcgtcgTGAGCAGGAGAAAAAGGTGGAGCAGGCCCTTAGTGATGACAACAAGGCGGTGTACCATCCCCTGTCGCAGGTGAAGGGGCTGTAcgtgtggggtggggtgggatGCGGCAAAACCATGCTCATGGACCTGCTGTACGACAATGCGCCCCCCGAGATCCGCAAGCGGCGCCTTCACTTTCACCAGTTCATGCTGGATATGCAGAAGACGTCGAATTCAATCCGCTACAAGTCGAAGGAGGAGATGCAAGACCCTGCAAACCGGACAAACATGGTGCGCTACAACACCAGTGACAATCGCCGCCGAACCCCGGATGCCGAGATCAATCTcttcgacgaggtggcgcagcggatGATCAGCGATGTTGAGCTTCTTTGCTTCGACGAGGTGGCCGTCTCTGATGTGGCACACGCCATGATTCTCAAGCGTCTCTTCCATTCATTCTACAAGATCGGACTTGTGGTCATCTTCACTTCAAACCGCCCCCTTGAAGACTTGTACAAGGATGGCCTGAACCGTGGCGGGTTCATTCCTTTCATCGATCTGGTGAAGAAGCAGTGCATCATTCATCACATGAAGAGCAACGTCGACCATCGGTTACTCGGCCACCAGGCGGACACCTACCTCACCCCGATGAACAGTGAGAACAACTCCAAGCTCGAAAAGCTGTTCCTTGAGATGTGCAAGGCGATGCCTGCGACGGAGCGGAAGCTTGAGGTGTTTGGGCGCGATGTCATTGTGCCGCGGGCATGTGGAGGTGTGTGCTACTTCGACTTCTATGAGCTCTGCGGCGGTGAAAAGTCTGCGGCAGACTACGAGGTGATTGCCAAGACGTTTCACACGATCTTCATCAATGGTGTGCCCCAGTTTCCGTACGAGAACAGCGATGTGAAGAGCCGGTTTCTGCTGCTCATCGATACGCTGTACGGGCATAGGTGCAAGGTAATGATTCACGCTGCGGTtgagccgccgcagctgcaagCTCCGAAAGAAGAGGCCGCGGGCAGAATCGAAGGCGATGCTCAACGGGTCGATCAGCTTTCCGAGTTCGAGCGCGAAAGTGGTAAT